The following proteins come from a genomic window of Nitrospirota bacterium:
- the hpnH gene encoding adenosyl-hopene transferase HpnH, with amino-acid sequence MRFPLSLHLSMTLHFLRNSLRKNEHFPLVLMLEPTHRCNLACAGCDRIRLYGKNEVPDLGLDECLDAAVQSQAPVVTVTGGEPLLYSQVKPLVRELLAMKRHVYLCTNGLLAEDFIASVEPHPRFVLNFHLDGMAETHDRIARRPGTFERAVENIKRAKARGYRVNTNTTVFKDSDIGDLRGLFELLKGLGVDGSLISPAFSYESVEDCIFLSRQEIVEKFRQMEGFFSAFSFLSTPPYVDFLLGKRELRCTPWGIPTRNPLGWKSPCYFITDRYVGSFQELMQETDWRRFEEGEDPRCRNCMVHGGYEASVMRLVSSSPRDLVRLALWNMS; translated from the coding sequence ATGCGCTTTCCACTGAGCCTTCATCTGTCCATGACGCTGCATTTTCTCAGGAATTCCCTGCGGAAGAACGAGCATTTCCCCCTCGTGCTCATGCTCGAGCCCACCCATCGATGCAACCTCGCCTGTGCCGGCTGCGACCGCATCCGGCTTTACGGGAAGAACGAAGTCCCCGACCTCGGCCTGGACGAGTGCCTGGACGCGGCGGTTCAGTCCCAGGCCCCGGTGGTCACGGTCACGGGCGGCGAGCCGCTTCTGTACTCCCAGGTCAAGCCCCTGGTGAGGGAGCTTCTCGCCATGAAGCGCCACGTCTACTTGTGCACCAACGGCCTTCTGGCCGAGGACTTCATCGCAAGCGTGGAGCCTCACCCGCGGTTCGTCCTGAACTTCCACCTGGACGGCATGGCCGAAACGCACGACCGCATCGCCCGCAGGCCCGGCACCTTCGAGCGGGCCGTCGAGAACATCAAAAGGGCCAAGGCCCGGGGGTACCGGGTGAACACGAACACCACGGTCTTCAAGGACTCCGATATCGGGGACCTTCGGGGCCTCTTCGAGCTCCTCAAGGGGCTGGGCGTGGACGGGAGCCTCATCTCCCCCGCCTTCAGCTACGAGAGCGTGGAGGATTGCATATTCCTCAGCCGCCAGGAGATCGTCGAGAAGTTCCGCCAGATGGAGGGTTTCTTCTCGGCCTTCTCCTTCCTGAGCACGCCGCCCTATGTGGATTTCCTGCTGGGCAAGAGGGAGCTGCGCTGCACCCCCTGGGGCATCCCCACGCGAAATCCCCTGGGCTGGAAGTCTCCCTGCTATTTCATCACCGACCGGTACGTGGGCTCCTTCCAGGAGCTCATGCAGGAGACCGACTGGAGGCGCTTCGAGGAAGGCGAAGACCCCCGGTGCAGAAACTGCATGGTGCACGGCGGATACGAGGCCTCGGTGATGCGCCTGGTCTCCTCGAGCCCCCGGGACCTGGTGCGCCTCGCCCTCTGGAACATGAGCTGA
- a CDS encoding carotenoid biosynthesis protein, translating to MESFLGKLVGTFLVLRPYVLAFFLVYLVGCTLHLGLLRALLFVPLGYAIAWLSEYSSIHTGIPYGKYFYIPETVNAELWVGGVPLMDSLSYVFLAWASYSMALFAVSPVLVRKCIPYPLETRRMRAAPGTRLLGALFMVYLDIVIDPVALRGDRWFLGKIYGYPEGGAYFGVPISNFVGWFVVGYVLIYALQKMDAALFSRGVNDLSGSRFPWRYIPGPALYYGVLAFNLAVTFAIGEDAMGWAGVFIVVLPTAILLRCKTGPGQGGDALRRHREDFPGAVLPG from the coding sequence TTGGAGTCCTTCCTCGGGAAGCTCGTCGGGACCTTCCTTGTTCTGAGGCCGTACGTCCTCGCCTTCTTCCTCGTTTACCTGGTGGGCTGCACCCTGCACCTGGGGCTTCTGCGTGCGCTTCTCTTCGTTCCCCTGGGCTACGCCATCGCCTGGCTCTCGGAGTACTCCTCCATCCACACGGGCATCCCCTACGGAAAGTATTTCTACATCCCTGAGACCGTAAACGCGGAGCTCTGGGTCGGGGGCGTGCCGCTCATGGATTCCCTCAGTTACGTCTTTCTGGCCTGGGCGAGTTACAGCATGGCCCTTTTTGCCGTCTCGCCCGTTCTTGTGAGAAAGTGCATCCCCTATCCCCTGGAGACGCGGCGGATGCGGGCCGCCCCGGGCACGCGCCTTCTGGGAGCCCTCTTCATGGTCTATCTGGACATCGTCATCGACCCGGTGGCCCTGCGGGGCGACAGGTGGTTTCTGGGGAAGATATACGGGTATCCCGAAGGCGGGGCCTATTTCGGCGTGCCTATCTCCAACTTCGTGGGCTGGTTCGTGGTGGGCTACGTCTTGATATACGCCCTTCAGAAGATGGACGCCGCGCTTTTCTCCCGGGGTGTCAACGATCTCTCCGGCAGCCGGTTCCCCTGGCGTTACATCCCCGGCCCCGCGCTCTATTACGGGGTCCTGGCCTTCAACCTGGCCGTCACGTTCGCCATCGGCGAGGACGCCATGGGGTGGGCGGGGGTGTTCATCGTCGTCCTTCCCACGGCCATTCTCCTCCGGTGCAAGACGGGCCCGGGCCAGGGCGGGGATGCCCTCCGGCGCCATAGGGAAGACTTCCCCGGAGCGGTTCTGCCCGG